From a region of the Campylobacter showae genome:
- the kdsB gene encoding 3-deoxy-manno-octulosonate cytidylyltransferase: MIIIPARLASTRMPNKILREINGVPMFVATARKVSAADEVVIAADDEGIAQIAQKFGFKAVMTSQAHQSGTDRINEAAEILGVKDSEIIINVQADEPFIEPENIVKFREFCEKNAERAFMFSCFKFVGSELADDKNLVKVVTDDAGYALYFSRSRIPFDRAAFDAYKAHLGIYGYSAANLKRFCSFAPSTLENTEKLEQLRALSNGEKILMLEVQSDSIGIDCEEDLQRARAKFGIEVN; encoded by the coding sequence ATGATTATCATCCCTGCAAGGCTAGCTTCGACGCGAATGCCTAATAAAATTTTACGCGAGATAAACGGCGTGCCGATGTTTGTCGCTACGGCGCGCAAGGTGAGTGCGGCGGACGAAGTCGTGATCGCCGCAGACGACGAGGGCATAGCGCAAATCGCGCAAAAATTCGGCTTTAAAGCCGTGATGACGAGCCAGGCGCATCAAAGCGGAACCGACCGTATCAACGAAGCTGCGGAAATACTCGGCGTCAAAGATAGCGAAATCATCATAAACGTGCAGGCCGATGAGCCCTTTATCGAGCCTGAAAATATCGTCAAATTTAGAGAATTTTGCGAGAAAAACGCGGAGAGAGCGTTTATGTTTTCGTGTTTTAAATTTGTGGGCAGCGAGCTAGCGGACGATAAAAACCTGGTCAAAGTAGTGACAGACGACGCGGGCTATGCGCTATATTTTTCGCGCTCGCGCATCCCGTTTGACCGCGCTGCGTTTGACGCATACAAGGCGCATCTGGGCATCTACGGCTATAGCGCGGCAAATTTGAAAAGATTTTGCTCCTTTGCGCCTTCGACGCTCGAAAATACCGAAAAGCTCGAGCAACTGCGCGCTCTATCAAACGGCGAAAAAATCCTCATGCTCGAAGTGCAAAGCGACAGCATCGGTATCGACTGCGAGGAGGATCTGCAAAGGGCGCGAGCGAAATTCGGAATTGAGGTAAATTAA
- a CDS encoding nitrous oxide-stimulated promoter family protein, giving the protein MTNEKFTEQVTTMAKFLQIYCADKHALEPKQQINLELIYKGENLNHSVHTQLCTECEQLFFYAHERLLACSHDIKPSCRKCPHPCYEKPRWTQMAKIMRYSGVKLGLVKLKKIFTFSKTAE; this is encoded by the coding sequence ATGACGAATGAGAAATTTACCGAGCAGGTTACGACTATGGCGAAATTTTTGCAGATTTACTGCGCTGATAAACACGCGCTAGAGCCGAAGCAACAGATAAATTTGGAGCTAATTTACAAGGGCGAAAACCTAAATCATAGCGTCCATACGCAGCTTTGCACCGAGTGCGAGCAGCTGTTTTTCTACGCTCACGAGCGTCTTTTGGCCTGTTCGCACGATATCAAGCCGAGCTGCCGCAAGTGCCCGCATCCGTGCTACGAAAAGCCTAGATGGACTCAGATGGCAAAGATAATGAGATATAGCGGCGTGAAGCTCGGCCTTGTAAAACTAAAAAAGATATTTACGTTTTCAAAAACGGCAGAGTAG